GCCAAGCCGAAATCGGCTGAAAGGACGCACCAGGATGCGGCGCGAGGACCTCCTCGACCATTACGAACGCGAGCTTCTCTACGTCCGCCGGGCGGGCGAAGCCTTCGCGCGCAGCTATCCCAAGATCGCGCGCCGCTTGGCGCTGGGGCCGGATCAGGCCGCCGACCCGAACGTCGAGCGGCTGATCGAATCCTTCGCCTTCCTGTCGGGTCGCCTGCAACTCAATCTGGAGCGCGAGTTCCCGCGCTTCTCCGAAGCGCTGCTCGGCATCCTGCACCCGCAGATGATCGCGCCGATCCCCGCCATGGGCATCGCGCGGATGGAGCCGACGCCCGGCGAGGGGCGGCTGACCGGCGGTTTCCGCGTTCCGCGCGGCACCCCGCTGCACGCCGTGGCCGAGGACAACATCCGCTGCCGCTTCCGCACCGCCTACGACGTGACGCTGTGGCCGGTCGCCGTGACCGACGCCGCGGTGGAGCCGGCGGACCGCTACGACTTCCTCGACGGCGCCGCCACCGCGTCGGTGCTGCGGCTGCGGCTGGAGACGCGCAACCAGTCCTTCGAGAATCTGCCGATCGACACGCTGCGCCTGTTCATCGACGGCGAGACGATCCTCACCTCCGCCCTGCACGAGCTGTTCCTGTGCGGCGTGGTCGAGATCGCCTACGTCCAGCCCGGCAAGCCGCCGGTGCGGCTGCGCGGCGAGAACCTGATCGCTCCCGTCGGCTTCGGCCCCGATGAGACGGTGCTGCCCCATCCCAAGCACGCCCAGCCGGCCTACGGCCTGCTGCAGGAATACTTCGAGTTTCCGCAAAAGTTCGACTTCTACGACCTGCCGCTTCCCCGGGGCCGGCTGTCGGGGGAGGTCGTGGACATCCTGATCGCGGTGTCGCGCCCGCTGCCCAACCGGCTGACCCTGCGCAAGGACAGCTTCGTCCTCGGCTGCACGCCCATCGTCAACCTGTTCAACCGCACGGCGGAGCCGATCCGGCTGAACCACCGGCGCACCGCCTACCGCGTCGTCCCCGATGCCCTGCGCGAGCGCACCACCGAGGTCCATTCGATCCTGGAGGTCAGCGGCCTGCGCGACGGCGACGGCATGCACCACCGCTACGTCCCCCTCTTCTCGCACCAGCACGCCGAGGCGGAGACCGAGCCGCGCGGCTTCTGGCTGGCGGCGCGCGAACCGACCCAGCGGGAGGACGTGCCGGGCACCGACCTGCATCTCAGCCTGCACCACCTCGACCTGACGCCGACCGACCCGGCCGACGAGACGCTCCTCGTCCGCACACTGTGCACCAACCGGGCGCTGGCCGAGCAGGTCCCGGCGGGGGCCGCGCTGATGATCGAGGAATCCGCCCCCATCGCCACCATCCGCTGCCTGCACAAGCCGACGCCCGGCCGCCCC
The Azospirillum brasilense genome window above contains:
- the tssF gene encoding type VI secretion system baseplate subunit TssF; translated protein: MRREDLLDHYERELLYVRRAGEAFARSYPKIARRLALGPDQAADPNVERLIESFAFLSGRLQLNLEREFPRFSEALLGILHPQMIAPIPAMGIARMEPTPGEGRLTGGFRVPRGTPLHAVAEDNIRCRFRTAYDVTLWPVAVTDAAVEPADRYDFLDGAATASVLRLRLETRNQSFENLPIDTLRLFIDGETILTSALHELFLCGVVEIAYVQPGKPPVRLRGENLIAPVGFGPDETVLPHPKHAQPAYGLLQEYFEFPQKFDFYDLPLPRGRLSGEVVDILIAVSRPLPNRLTLRKDSFVLGCTPIVNLFNRTAEPIRLNHRRTAYRVVPDALRERTTEVHSILEVSGLRDGDGMHHRYVPLFSHQHAEAETEPRGFWLAAREPTQREDVPGTDLHLSLHHLDLTPTDPADETLLVRTLCTNRALAEQVPAGAALMIEESAPIATIRCLHKPTPGRPAPAGGSSAWKLISHLSVNHLSLTGDAEGLRALQSILLLHAPDDPSAQHQIRGVQGLSSRPVLHRMGQDAWRGFVRGLEVTVALDERNFVGASPLVFGGVLSRFLGLYVNVNAFAQLRLRSVQREGVWKAWSRLAGSQPVL